From the genome of Actinacidiphila yeochonensis CN732, one region includes:
- a CDS encoding DUF7144 family membrane protein, whose protein sequence is MSSDVRRGESKSTQIWRSSGILFAAFMLIFSGAVAILEGIAAILKDDVFVAGPHYAYSFNLTSWGWIHLILGILVVLAGIALFGGAVWARFLAIFLAGLSLIANFMWLPRYPFWALILIGIDVFVIWALASSFHHHDHHYDRHDHDRHYDAGERR, encoded by the coding sequence ATGTCCTCCGATGTACGGCGAGGCGAGAGCAAGAGTACGCAGATCTGGCGGTCCAGCGGGATTCTCTTTGCCGCCTTCATGCTGATCTTCAGCGGTGCGGTGGCCATCCTGGAAGGCATCGCGGCGATCCTCAAGGACGACGTCTTCGTCGCCGGTCCCCACTACGCCTACTCGTTCAACCTGACCAGCTGGGGATGGATTCACCTGATCCTCGGCATCCTGGTGGTGCTGGCCGGTATCGCGCTCTTCGGAGGCGCGGTGTGGGCACGGTTCCTCGCCATCTTCCTGGCCGGGCTGTCGCTGATCGCCAACTTCATGTGGCTGCCCAGGTACCCGTTCTGGGCGCTGATCCTGATCGGGATCGACGTGTTCGTGATCTGGGCGCTGGCAAGCAGCTTCCACCACCACGACCACCACTACGACCGCCACGACCACGACCGCCACTACGACGCGGGCGAGAGGCGGTAG